In the Chlorobium limicola DSM 245 genome, one interval contains:
- a CDS encoding FecCD family ABC transporter permease, whose amino-acid sequence METTRICADNRFTRRPPERGRLKLFLFLLAVPLLCALSLLLGPSGIGIPDMSQPAGSSIMALRFGRMLMGLVVGAALSASGMVFQALLRNPLAEPYVLGVSGGAGLGATVSILAGSSLALPLNLPVTAFVSAVITLMVVYGIASQGAGGSPSVYSLILSGVIVSSICSSMIMFLVSTASVEGLHNVIWWMLGNLQPVSGQQQVFSSALVLLGITGIWLLSTRLNALTLGREMAHYQGINAGAVIVVGLLWATLLAATAVSMAGMIGFVGLIVPHVMRAIFGPDHRRLVPLASLGGGTFLVLCDALARTVLAPVEIPVGVVTAVAGGPFFLVILQRRMKQAWN is encoded by the coding sequence CCTCCGGAGAGGGGGCGCCTGAAGCTCTTTCTGTTTCTGCTTGCGGTTCCGCTGCTCTGTGCGCTCTCCCTTCTGCTCGGCCCGTCGGGTATAGGCATTCCTGATATGTCGCAGCCTGCGGGTTCTTCCATTATGGCATTGCGGTTCGGCAGAATGCTGATGGGACTCGTTGTCGGAGCCGCGCTATCGGCATCGGGCATGGTTTTTCAGGCGCTGCTGCGCAATCCGCTTGCCGAACCCTATGTGCTCGGCGTCAGCGGAGGCGCGGGACTTGGAGCGACGGTAAGCATCCTGGCCGGTTCGTCGCTGGCTCTGCCCCTGAACCTCCCCGTTACGGCATTCGTTTCTGCGGTGATCACCCTGATGGTGGTGTATGGTATCGCCAGTCAGGGGGCTGGCGGTTCTCCTTCGGTGTACAGTCTGATCCTCAGCGGCGTGATTGTCAGTTCGATCTGTTCGAGCATGATCATGTTTCTCGTTTCCACGGCAAGCGTCGAGGGGCTGCATAACGTGATCTGGTGGATGCTCGGCAATCTTCAGCCGGTTTCGGGGCAGCAGCAGGTTTTTTCTTCGGCTCTCGTGCTTCTGGGCATTACCGGCATATGGCTGCTTTCGACCCGCCTCAATGCACTCACTCTCGGGAGGGAAATGGCCCACTATCAGGGGATCAATGCGGGAGCGGTGATTGTTGTCGGGCTTCTGTGGGCAACGCTTCTTGCTGCGACGGCGGTTTCCATGGCCGGTATGATCGGTTTTGTAGGGCTGATTGTGCCGCACGTTATGAGGGCGATTTTCGGGCCCGATCATCGCCGTCTCGTGCCGCTCGCCTCGCTTGGCGGCGGCACTTTTCTCGTGCTCTGCGATGCTCTGGCGCGCACGGTGCTCGCACCGGTCGAAATACCGGTCGGCGTGGTTACGGCGGTTGCCGGAGGTCCTTTTTTTCTTGTCATTCTGCAGCGCAGGATGAAACAGGCGTGGAATTAA
- a CDS encoding ABC transporter ATP-binding protein: MIEHRPSHSPALSFRDVSSGYRGREVLHGVSFTVAEGEFVSLIGPNGCGKSTLLKTAAALIRPVSGSVSLFGRPAERLKAAERASLVGVVPQKIESPMAFRVGELVMNGRISSIGLFGRPGTADEDIVERAMIYTDVLSLRDRYFMELSGGEQQRVALAMVLAQEPRIIMLDESIAHLDINHRQEVLQILLNINREQRITVMLVSHDLTLSAQLSDRLLLLDNGTLAADGTPQEVLRPELLSRIYNCELQVRKDPWSGELQVSGDLITGRRRKALDRRIHVVAGGGSGIELYRRLLIEGYEVTTGVLNKLDSDAEAARALHLDAVLEQPFSAIGSACYREASVMAGAADMVVVTGVPFGSGNLVNLSLASEALSAGKPVFLAEGIGSRDYTEGNAAGRKTDELLADGAVTWSSIHELLAYLQKSLQS; encoded by the coding sequence ATGATCGAGCATAGACCATCACATAGTCCGGCGCTTTCGTTCAGGGATGTTTCCTCGGGGTACCGGGGGCGGGAGGTTCTGCACGGAGTGAGTTTCACCGTTGCCGAAGGTGAGTTCGTGTCGCTTATCGGTCCTAACGGATGCGGCAAGAGCACACTCCTGAAAACCGCAGCCGCTCTTATCAGGCCGGTTTCCGGTTCGGTTTCGTTATTCGGACGACCGGCAGAGCGCCTCAAGGCAGCAGAACGGGCTTCGCTTGTCGGGGTTGTGCCGCAGAAGATCGAGTCTCCCATGGCATTCAGGGTCGGCGAACTGGTCATGAATGGCAGAATCAGCTCCATCGGGCTGTTCGGCAGACCAGGCACCGCTGATGAAGATATTGTCGAGCGGGCGATGATCTATACCGATGTACTCTCCCTTCGTGACCGTTACTTCATGGAGTTGAGCGGCGGCGAGCAGCAGCGGGTCGCCCTCGCCATGGTGCTTGCCCAGGAGCCGCGCATCATCATGCTCGACGAGTCGATAGCCCATCTCGATATCAACCATCGTCAGGAGGTGCTGCAGATTCTGTTGAACATCAACCGTGAGCAGCGCATTACGGTGATGCTGGTCAGCCACGACCTTACGCTTTCCGCGCAGCTTTCCGACCGTCTTCTGCTTCTCGATAACGGAACGCTTGCCGCTGACGGAACACCGCAGGAGGTACTGCGTCCCGAACTGCTCAGCCGGATCTACAATTGCGAGCTGCAGGTAAGGAAAGATCCCTGGAGCGGAGAGCTGCAGGTGAGCGGCGATCTCATCACAGGCCGGCGACGTAAAGCGCTCGACCGCCGGATTCATGTTGTGGCAGGCGGCGGAAGTGGTATAGAGCTTTACAGGAGGTTGCTGATCGAGGGGTATGAAGTGACTACCGGGGTGCTCAACAAGCTCGATTCCGACGCTGAAGCCGCCAGGGCGCTCCATCTCGATGCCGTTCTCGAACAGCCGTTTTCGGCGATAGGAAGTGCCTGTTACCGGGAGGCATCGGTCATGGCCGGAGCTGCCGATATGGTTGTGGTTACGGGCGTTCCGTTCGGTTCGGGCAATCTGGTCAATCTCTCCCTTGCTTCGGAAGCGCTTTCCGCCGGAAAACCGGTTTTTCTCGCCGAAGGCATCGGATCCCGCGATTATACCGAAGGAAACGCCGCAGGGCGGAAAACCGACGAGCTTCTTGCAGATGGAGCGGTAACATGGAGCTCCATCCACGAGTTGCTCGCTTACCTCCAGAAATCATTGCAATCCTGA
- the cbiR gene encoding cobamide remodeling phosphodiesterase CbiR, translating to MKKRFPFRFGTTSYIIPADIIPNVEYLKDKVDDIELVLFESDEFSNLPSREDMQRLAALAGEHELTYSVHMPLDVYFGHPDRAERERSVGKCLRIAELTAILPKSAYVLHFEAGAGVDINEFSDEEMLCFTEGVHHSSAMLLEGLSEPASSVCVENLNYPYDLIWPVVEEHGFSVTLDVGHLEYYGFPTARYLERYLSRAKVLHMHGTREGKDHNSLSYMNPAALDMVMQALESDSGKERVFTLEIFSEEDFQSSCASMRRFIR from the coding sequence ATGAAAAAACGCTTTCCTTTCCGTTTCGGAACGACCTCCTATATCATTCCTGCAGACATTATTCCCAATGTCGAGTATCTGAAGGACAAGGTTGACGATATAGAACTGGTGCTGTTCGAGTCCGACGAGTTCAGCAACCTTCCATCTCGGGAGGATATGCAGCGTCTTGCCGCACTTGCCGGAGAGCATGAGCTGACTTATTCGGTGCATATGCCTCTTGACGTCTATTTTGGCCATCCCGACAGGGCCGAACGTGAGCGTTCGGTGGGGAAATGCCTGAGAATCGCAGAATTGACCGCAATCCTGCCGAAGTCGGCATATGTGCTGCATTTCGAGGCAGGAGCGGGCGTCGATATAAACGAATTTTCCGATGAAGAGATGCTGTGTTTCACTGAAGGAGTGCATCACTCGTCCGCGATGCTTCTCGAAGGGTTGTCGGAACCGGCTTCATCGGTATGCGTCGAAAATCTCAACTATCCGTACGATCTGATCTGGCCTGTTGTGGAGGAACACGGATTTTCCGTTACGCTCGATGTGGGACACCTCGAATATTACGGGTTTCCGACTGCCAGGTACCTCGAACGGTATCTTTCCCGCGCGAAAGTGCTGCATATGCACGGCACGCGAGAGGGGAAGGACCATAATTCGCTTTCGTACATGAACCCCGCAGCTCTCGATATGGTTATGCAGGCTCTTGAGTCAGATTCCGGAAAAGAGAGGGTATTTACGCTGGA